CCTCGTACCTCCGGATGACCTCCATTTTTACACCCGTAATCCTCTCCTCCCCTATTACAGCTTTTTCCAACGCCCCGTTTCTAGCCACTACTCTGTAGTAGGTCACGACGTCGGGTAGCTCTCTTGCGGCGTACCTCACCTCTACCCTCCTAATGGCCTCGGGGAAGCCCGCCATTTCCTCAGCCGCGTAGTAGGCTGGGGTGTGGACCACTGCCACCCGCCTCACTAGGCGTAGCACTTCGAGCACCTCCTCCCCAAGCCCCTCTCTATACGGCCCCATAGCTACGAAGACGTGGTCGAGGGGGTGGTTTAAATCCGATCGTCTAACGGCGCGCGCCTTCGCCCCCTTGTCTATCAGCAGTGTAAGTAGCGACGAGGCCAGCGCCGTGCAACTCGGCGAGACTTCGTAAACCACCGCCACGTCGTCGAGATCGCTGAGTATTTTCCAGTAGAGCGTGGCGAGCACGGAGCGGTATTCCAACTCCACGGCCTCCACCCCTTGCCACATATTGCCAAAATATAAAGCTTCTACATCACTGAAGAAAATTCATGAAATTTCATAAACCATCATTCTTATCAAATTCCTTTCTTTTTAAAAATCAATTCATAAATTATTCCCAATGCAACTGTTAATATTATTTAAAAAATTAACATATGCGTACTTCTATGAAGTCCATTGTGATAGTTGGCGGCGGAGTAGGCGGGATATTCACAGCCAACAAGCTGGCGTCTAAACTGGCCTCTGAAATTAGAAGGGAGGAGGTGTCCATTACAGTTGTAGAGCCGCAGGACAGGCAGGTGTACCAGCCTGGCTTTCTGTACGTGCCGTTTAAAGAACTTACGCCCGACGTCATGTTTAAGCCCGTCTCAAAGCTCCTCTCCCCGCTTGCAAAGGTGGAGAGAGAGCCGGCAGCTAAGATAGACATGTCTGCTAAAAAAGTGGTGCTTCAAAGCGGAAAGGAGGTGAAGTACGACTACCTAGTAGTGGCCACCGGCTCTGTCGTGAAGACGCAGGCGTTCCCGGGCTTCGGCGAGGCTTGGCACACGTTTTGGGTGCTGGAGGGCGCCAAGCGGCTGAGAGAGGCGCTTAGGAGGTTTAACGGGGGGACGATAGTATTCTCAGTAACTTCGACGCCTTATAAATGCCCCGTGGCGCCCTACGAGTTTCTAGGCCTGCTCAACGACTATCTGATGGCAACGGGTCTTAGGGCCAAGACGAAAGTCATCTTCACCACAGTGGCGCCGCACCTCCACGCCCAGCCCCAGATAAACAAATTCCTTGAAGAGACGTTGAAAATGTGGGGCTTTGACTACAAGACTAAGTTCCAGGTAAACGCCATTGAGCCGGGCAAGATTTCGGGGTCTGAGGAGCTGAAGGCAGATCTTATAATAGCTGTGCCGCCGCACGGCGGGGAGGAGGTGGTGATTAAGTCCGGCATCGGGGACCAGGCCGGGTGGATTCCGGTGGATAGATACACACTGCAGATACAGGCTCAGGGCGCCACTGGAGCGGAGTACGCAATTGGCGACGCCACGAACCTGCCCGTGCCCAAGGCTGGCTCCGTGGCGCATTTCCAGAGCGAGGTGGTTTCGTCGAGAATCGCCGAGGAGATCCAGCTGGGCTACTCCGACACTAGGTACGACGGACGTGTAATCTGCTTTATCCTTACCGGATTCGAGGAGGCCACCGTGGTGTCTTGGAATTACGAAAACCCCGCTAAATACCCGCCGCCGCCCAGCAGATTCTTCACTAGACTCAAGGACATGACTAACTACTCCATCTGGTCGGTCCTGCGCTGTGGGCTATGAGCGAGGAAAAGGTGGAAAAACTCATAGAGCTACTCCAGCAGGACAAGGTCCAGGACGCCTTGATCTCCATTGTGCAGAACATTGACGTAGTTAAGGAGCTTGTGAATACGTTGTACGACTTCAAGAGAAGCGGCGTGCTTGACGACCTGCTCAACGCCGCGGCGTCGCTTAGGTTCTTCACCGAGGGCCTCCTCACGAGGGAGTTCATTGAGAGGGTAGCGAAGCTACAGGAGGTGGCGTTGATAGCGGGGAGCAACCTCGCCATGGACAGCTCCAAGATCGACTGCCTCACCTACGCCCTTGCCACGGCAGAGGACGCGAAGCCCGTTGGTCTATTCGGCCTCCTCAACGCCTTGAGAGATCCAGAGGTGCAGAAGGGCCTGGGCTTCCTCATAGCTGTGTTGAAGAAACTCGGAAGCTGTCAGAAATAGCGCCGGTTTTTCGCCACCCATGTATTTTTTGCACTTTTAACTTATTTATAGTCATATTACTATATTTGTATGCTTAGGCTTACGGCCACGGCTAAGCTAGTTATTCACTACATGGCGCTTAGGCACCTCGTCGACGGCGTCCCATACGTCACTTTCAAAGAGCTAGTCCAGAGGCTGGGGGTGTCCGAGAGGAGGCTTAGGTCAGTTATGCAGGAGCTACGCCAAGTAGGTCTCGTAGAGGCCTACATGGACCCCTCGAGGGGCAGGTCCCTCCTGTATAGACTTGCGTTTAGCAACTTCGACTTCGACGCCCCGAGGGTGGAGCCGGGGCTGTACTACATAGATCTGCCGCGGGGCGCCAAGATACCAAACGACCTCACCTTTAGGGCCTACTCCATCATAAGGGCCTCCCAGCTACTGCTCTACAGCCTACCTTCGCCCGGAGAAAAGTCTTGTTTAGGCTGACTAAATGTACATGTTCTATAAAGCCCTACGGACCTCAGACCTTGGAGGAGGCCAAGGCGCTGGCGAATACGGGCGGAGTAGCCACCGTCGTATTCAGCTCAGAGGTAGATGAGGTGGATCTGGACGCCCAAAGCCTGATATATACCGCACGCATTAGCATATATAGGAAGGCGTAGGCACGCGACACGGGGATCCGCATAAGCCAAGGCTCAGGTGAGGCTAACCCCGGGTGGATAGCGCTGAGAAGCGTTGAGAAAATCTAGAGGTGAGAGGTATTTGCGCTTGTTGTACTTATCGTGGACGAGGTGATTGATTTAGCCGAGGGAAGGCCTTTTGGACTGTAAGACCATTTTCGCGACCTCGCTTGGCGTTGTGGCTTATTTGGCGCGGCTAGGGCTCCCGGTGTCTGCGTCGGAGGCAAGGCTACCGTTTTTTAACAAGATATTAACTGCGTATCCGGTGGAGGAAGGTGAACAAGTCAGCAAACTTGAGCGCGATGTAATACGCGCCTGGGAGATATTGCGGGTGGCTGACGAAAACACCTTGGTAATAGCCAACGAGCTCTTTATAAACACGACCTCGGAGGAGGGGACTAAGCTCTCTAGGCTATTTCTCGATGAAGTTGCGAAAAGAGGCGCCTACTGCCTATATGTGACTTTCTTCTCCGAGGTGGCTAAACTAGGCTACGTAGTAAGCTTAGTGACCGCTCCCGATCCTGGAGATCCCGAAAAGCCGTCCTATAAGATAGTGCCGGGATCTCCGCCTTCTGAGTACATGGCGGTTAGAATCGCGAAGAAACATAGCCTTGAATATAACAAAATCATCGGCGTGGTGAGATGAGAGACATCGATCTTCTCCTGATAGAAGACCCAGCCACTGTACCCAATGTGGAGGACTTGTGGAAAGATCTTGAGTTGGATAGGATAATCGAGTTGGCCTCAACTGGTACAAATATCCGAAAAGGCGACTACGTATTAATGGACGAGAGCTTCTCGTCGACAAACCACGTAGAGGCATCTCTGGTCGCCTACGACGTCGTCTCAGCTCTAGTAGATAGCGGCATCTTTGTGTGGTACGTAACGTTTCTATATGATTTTACCAGAAAGTTCCTAGATAGATATAGTGAACATTCCGTGTTATTAACACCATAACTTCTCCCTAATGGAAAAAGATCATTTAAACTTATTAAAGGCCATTTAACCACCGGCTATGCATTGGACCTATGGAAAAAAGTGTCAGAATCATACAG
The sequence above is drawn from the Pyrobaculum ferrireducens genome and encodes:
- a CDS encoding MGMT family protein produces the protein MEAVELEYRSVLATLYWKILSDLDDVAVVYEVSPSCTALASSLLTLLIDKGAKARAVRRSDLNHPLDHVFVAMGPYREGLGEEVLEVLRLVRRVAVVHTPAYYAAEEMAGFPEAIRRVEVRYAARELPDVVTYYRVVARNGALEKAVIGEERITGVKMEVIRRYEAEKMALSY
- a CDS encoding NAD(P)/FAD-dependent oxidoreductase, translating into MKSIVIVGGGVGGIFTANKLASKLASEIRREEVSITVVEPQDRQVYQPGFLYVPFKELTPDVMFKPVSKLLSPLAKVEREPAAKIDMSAKKVVLQSGKEVKYDYLVVATGSVVKTQAFPGFGEAWHTFWVLEGAKRLREALRRFNGGTIVFSVTSTPYKCPVAPYEFLGLLNDYLMATGLRAKTKVIFTTVAPHLHAQPQINKFLEETLKMWGFDYKTKFQVNAIEPGKISGSEELKADLIIAVPPHGGEEVVIKSGIGDQAGWIPVDRYTLQIQAQGATGAEYAIGDATNLPVPKAGSVAHFQSEVVSSRIAEEIQLGYSDTRYDGRVICFILTGFEEATVVSWNYENPAKYPPPPSRFFTRLKDMTNYSIWSVLRCGL
- a CDS encoding DUF1641 domain-containing protein; translation: MSEEKVEKLIELLQQDKVQDALISIVQNIDVVKELVNTLYDFKRSGVLDDLLNAAASLRFFTEGLLTREFIERVAKLQEVALIAGSNLAMDSSKIDCLTYALATAEDAKPVGLFGLLNALRDPEVQKGLGFLIAVLKKLGSCQK
- a CDS encoding helix-turn-helix domain-containing protein, which produces MLRLTATAKLVIHYMALRHLVDGVPYVTFKELVQRLGVSERRLRSVMQELRQVGLVEAYMDPSRGRSLLYRLAFSNFDFDAPRVEPGLYYIDLPRGAKIPNDLTFRAYSIIRASQLLLYSLPSPGEKSCLG
- a CDS encoding MutS-related protein, which gives rise to MDCKTIFATSLGVVAYLARLGLPVSASEARLPFFNKILTAYPVEEGEQVSKLERDVIRAWEILRVADENTLVIANELFINTTSEEGTKLSRLFLDEVAKRGAYCLYVTFFSEVAKLGYVVSLVTAPDPGDPEKPSYKIVPGSPPSEYMAVRIAKKHSLEYNKIIGVVR